In Desulfovibrio sp. UIB00, the following are encoded in one genomic region:
- the cobT gene encoding nicotinate-nucleotide--dimethylbenzimidazole phosphoribosyltransferase: protein MKTTQSDLLELILPGLRIAPLLQKDLDDAQAHLDDLTKPQGSLGRLEDLAQRLYAMSGGQAPISVSPAIMLTVAGDHGVADQGVSPFPKAVTRQMVQNFFNNGAAVNVLCKTSGMDLRVVDAGCDGGPYEPHSILIERRLGDGTADMSQGPAMCRETCLKGLRMGVELAHQLADNGYRCLGVGEMGIANSTAGTALYCALLHFDPEQMTGPGAGADPDMVRHKTEIVRRALAVNASMLEGDDPINILAALGGFEIVLMAGLMLGAASRRLPVLVDGFICSAAYVAALHICPLLADYAVLSHASAEPGHVRALSKLTGGETRNNPLLHLSMRLGEGTGGAVAYHLLRCAASVYNDMATFSSAGVAGKTC from the coding sequence ATGAAAACCACTCAATCCGACCTGTTGGAACTGATTTTGCCCGGCCTGCGCATTGCGCCCCTGCTTCAGAAAGACCTGGACGATGCCCAGGCACATCTGGACGACCTGACCAAACCGCAAGGCAGCCTTGGCCGCCTTGAAGACCTCGCCCAAAGGCTCTATGCCATGAGTGGCGGGCAAGCGCCCATCAGCGTCAGCCCTGCCATCATGCTCACGGTTGCTGGCGACCACGGCGTTGCCGATCAGGGCGTTTCGCCTTTTCCCAAGGCCGTGACGCGCCAGATGGTGCAAAACTTTTTCAACAACGGCGCGGCGGTCAATGTTCTGTGCAAGACCTCGGGCATGGATCTACGCGTGGTGGACGCAGGCTGCGACGGCGGCCCCTATGAACCGCACTCCATCCTCATTGAGCGCCGTCTGGGCGATGGCACCGCAGACATGAGCCAGGGCCCGGCCATGTGCCGCGAAACCTGCCTCAAAGGGCTGCGCATGGGCGTGGAGCTGGCGCACCAGCTTGCGGATAACGGCTATCGCTGCCTCGGCGTGGGTGAAATGGGCATTGCCAACAGCACGGCAGGCACTGCCCTGTACTGCGCCCTGCTGCACTTTGACCCCGAGCAGATGACCGGCCCCGGCGCTGGCGCGGACCCCGACATGGTGCGCCACAAGACCGAAATCGTGCGCCGCGCGCTGGCAGTCAATGCCTCCATGCTGGAAGGTGACGATCCCATCAATATTCTGGCCGCCTTGGGCGGATTTGAAATTGTTCTCATGGCCGGGCTGATGCTTGGCGCAGCCTCGCGCCGCCTGCCCGTGCTGGTTGACGGCTTTATATGCAGCGCGGCCTATGTGGCGGCCCTGCACATCTGCCCACTGCTTGCCGACTACGCCGTGCTTTCCCACGCCTCGGCAGAGCCGGGCCACGTACGTGCGCTCTCCAAGCTGACTGGCGGCGAAACCCGCAACAATCCCCTGCTGCACCTGAGCATGCGCCTTGGCGAAGGCACCGGCGGCGCTGTGGCCTATCACCTGCTGCGTTGCGCTGCCTCCGTGTACAACGACATGGCGACCTTCAGTTCCGCAGGCGTGGCGGGCAAAACATGCTGA